A DNA window from Ranitomeya imitator isolate aRanImi1 chromosome 2, aRanImi1.pri, whole genome shotgun sequence contains the following coding sequences:
- the LOC138666278 gene encoding uncharacterized protein, with amino-acid sequence MRSAITPAERLMVTLRFLATGESLTSLHYQFRLGISTISGIVKVTCLAIWDALHIPEPTRDIWLQSAEHFEKVCHFPNCLGAIDGKHIRIAKPAGTGSEYYNYKKYFSIVLMAIADVHCKFLAVDIGASGRSNDSQVFKTSPMGRCLYGDTYDFPPARPLPGTTGPPMPYVCVGDDAFQLSPHLLKPYSSRNLTRTKKIFNYRLTGARRVVECAFSILTAKRRVLLTAISLHIRTVDEVVKACVVLHNYVLSKEPVSVDDEDLETTLWNYQSSSVRSAGSVTRMRDDFAEYFVSPVGMVPWQDNIV; translated from the exons aTGAGGTCTGCCATAACACCGGCAGAGCggctgatggtgaccctgcg CTttttggctaccggagaatctctaACGTCACTACACTACCAGTTTCGACTTGGAATATCGACCATTTCTGGAATTGTGAAAGTGACCTGCCTGGCGATATGGGATGCCTTGCACATTCCAGAACCAACAAGGGACATCTGGCTGCAGAGCGCAGAACATTTTGAAAAAGTGTGCCATTTCCCTAATTGCTTGGGGGCAATCGACGGAAAACACATCCGTATagcaaaaccggcaggaacaggctctGAGTACTACAACTACAAAAAGTACTTTTCTATCGTACTCATGGCCATAGCGGATGTCCACTGCAAATttctggctgtggacattggagcctctggacggtccaacgactcccaagtgttcaaAACATCACCGATGGGCCGTTGTTTGTATGGCGATACATACGACTTTCCACCTgccagaccactcccgggaacaacaGGACCACCTATGCCGTATGTCTGTGTGGGTGATGATGCCTTTCAGTTGTCTCCACAcctcctcaagccgtactcaagccgaaACTTGACCAGAACCAAAAAAATTTTCAATTATCGCTTAACTGGAGCACGTAGAGTGGTGGAGTGTGCATTCAGCATTCTTACAGCAAAGCGGCGCGTACTTCTCACCGCCATATCTCTGCACATACGAACTGTGGATGAGGTTGTGAAGGCCTGCGTGGTCCTCCATAACTATGTACTTTCCAAGGAGCCCGTTTCCGTGGATGATGAGGATTTGGAGACCACCCTGTGGAATTACCAAAGCAGCTCTGTACGTTCTGCAGGTTCTGTAACCAGAATGAGGGACGACTTTGCCGAGTATTTTGTTTCACCTGTGGGTATGGTGCCCTGGCAAGATAACATTGTGTGA